In Dioscorea cayenensis subsp. rotundata cultivar TDr96_F1 chromosome 11, TDr96_F1_v2_PseudoChromosome.rev07_lg8_w22 25.fasta, whole genome shotgun sequence, a single genomic region encodes these proteins:
- the LOC120272497 gene encoding 65-kDa microtubule-associated protein 9-like, protein MNKFMSSISRNKFLEMGRERGVLQQEIQVLWDEIGETEEDRERMMLEMEQECLEVYKRNVDKINRSRVEILQAIADSETEFEDICSALGEPNFRLKKTKQNASSLKEVLKESFEQLDVMQKVKSDRLNQFLEIIDQIRRILIEIGQTKFNPSLISLNEFDLSVRKLEELQRKLHLLESEKTDRLNLVIDHLSTLKSLCLVLGLNYEKMVYEIHPTLKEAEDKKSITDDAIEKLGSAIESLRNVKLERMQQLQDLATTMLELWHLMDTPIEEQQSFRRVTCNIAASEHEITEPNALSIDFINHVALEVSRLEGIKASKLKELILKKMASLDELRRGAHLVAASDNNTQSTIEAIDTGAVDPSIVLDQIESEICNAKDEVFSRKEILEKVEKWIAACEEESWLEEYNRDENRYSAGKGAHLALRRAEKARATVNKIPGMVETLIAKTVMWEKDREKEFTYDSSGLLSMMESYMNARQEKEQEKKRQREQRRLQSQQTADQPSPLKPQNMKKLTKSSSSGRKPNTPISTPRSTSFSRKCDEEKGMDGMSVGRKPFVALVSEDNWPATPTKMAAVEVEESGVPGTMQMADQNVQEVEYSFEERRAGFVLSSAHMNCVQK, encoded by the exons ATGAACAAGTTCATGTCTAGCATTTCAAGAAACAAGTTTTTAGAAATGGGTAGAGAACGTGGAGTTCTCCAACAAGAGATTCAG gtGTTATGGGATGAGATTGGAGAAACTGAGGAGGATAGGGAGAGGATGATGTTGGAGATGGAGCAAGAATGCTTGGAAGTGTACAAGAGAAATGTCGACAAGATAAACCGAAGCCGGGTTGAGATACTTCAAGCTATTGCTGATTCGGAGACCGAATTCGAGGACATATGCTCTGCATTAGGTGAACCGAATTTTCGTCTCAAGAAg ACCAAACAAAATGCTTCAAGCTTAAAGGAAGTGCTCAAGGAGAGTTTTGAACAATTGGATGTGATGCAAAAGGTGAAGAGTGATAGATTGAATCAATTCCTTGAAATCATAGATCAAATACGAAGGATATTGATCGAGATCGGTCAAACGAAGTTTAATCCATCTTTGATCTCCTTAAATGAGTTTGATTTATCGGTGAGAAAGCTTGAAGAGTTGCAGAGGAAGCTACACTTGCTTGAAAGTGAGAAG ACCGATCGTTTGAACTTAGTGATCGACCATTTGAGTACTTTGAAATCACTATGTCTCGTACTTGGTTTGAATTACGAAAAAATGGTTTATGAGATACACCCAACATTAAAAGAAGCTGAAGATAAAAAGAGTATCACTGATGATGCAATTGAAAAGCTTGGTTCTGCGATTGAGAGCTTGCGAAATGTCAAATTAGAAAGAATGCAGCAG CTACAAGATCTTGCAACAACAATGCTAGAGTTGTGGCATTTGATGGATACTCCGATTGAAGAACAACAAAGTTTTCGAAGAGTTACTTGCAACATAGCTGCTTCAGAACATGAGATAACAGAGCCCAATGCTCTCTCAATCGATTTCATTAATCAT GTGGCTTTAGAAGTTTCGAGACTTGAAGGGATAAAAGCTAGCAAATTGAAAGAACTCATTCTAAAGAAAATGGCATCTTTGGACGAGCTCCGACGAGGGGCACACTTAGTAGCAGCATCAGACAACAACACACAATCAACAATCGAAGCTATTGATACTG gAGCTGTCGATCCTTCGATTGTACTTGATCAAATAGAATCTGAAATCTGTAATGCTAAAGATGAGGTCTTTAGCAGGAAAGAAATTCTTGAAAAGGTTGAGAAATGGATTGCTGCTTGTGAAGAAGAATCATGGCTAGAGGAATACAATAGA gATGAGAATCGATACAGTGCTGGAAAAGGCGCTCACCTTGCTCTACGACGAGCAGAAAAAGCAAGAGCAACAGTAAACAAAATTCCAG GTATGGTTGAGACATTAATTGCGAAAACTGTAATGTGGgagaaagatagagaaaaagaaTTTACTTATGACAGT TCAGGACTATTGTCGATGATGGAAAGTTACATGAATGCAAGACAGGAAAAGGAGCAAGAAAAAAAACGACAAAGG GAACAAAGGAGACTCCAAAGTCAGCAAACAGCAGATCAACCAAGTCCTCTTAAACCACAAAACATGAAAAAGTTAACCAAATCATCGTCATCGGGACGGAAGCCAAATACTCCAATAAGCACGCCGAGGTCTACGAGTTTTAGCAGGAAATGTGATGAAGAGAAAGGAATGGATGGAATGTCGGTTGGCCGGAAGCCATTTGTTGCTTTAGTTTCAGAAGATAACTGGCCTGCAACCCCCACAAAAATGGCTGCTGTTGAGGTGGAAGAGAGTGGAGTTCCAGGGACAATGCAGATGGCTGATCAAAATGTGCAAGAAGTTGAGTACTCATTTGAAGAGAGAAGAGCAGGTTTTGTCTTGTCCAGTGCTCACATGAACTGTGTACAGAAATGA
- the LOC120272150 gene encoding casein kinase II subunit beta-1-like isoform X1: MYRGSGSKPEPGQLDRKRINDALDKHLERSSPSTSRGLNGKEKERLSVPSSSAGKHHDHRDQRPASLSKNKCSDEESETDSEGSDISGSDGEDTSWISWFCNLRGNEFFCEVDDEYIQDDFNLCGLSSQVPYYDYALDLILDVESSHGDMFTEEQNELVESAAEMLYGLIHVRYILTSKGMAAMLDKFKNYDFGRCPRVYCCGQPCLPVGQSDIPRSSTVKIYCPKCEDIYYPRSKYQGNIDGAYFGTTFPHLFMMTYGHLKPQKASQRYVPRVFGFKIHKP; the protein is encoded by the exons ATGTATAGAGGCAGCGGGTCGAAGCCGGAGCCTGGGCAGTTAGACCGGAAGCGGATCAACGATGCCCTAGATAAGCATCTGGAGAGGTCGTCGCCGTCGACCTCGAGGGGGTTGAATGGTAAGGAGAAGGAGCGGCTCTCGGTGCCATCGTCGTCGGCTGGAAAGCATCACGACCACCGTGACCAGCGGCCTGCGTCTCTCTCCAAGAACAAGTGTTCCGATG AAGAATCTGAGACTGACAGTGAAGGTTCAGACATTAGTGGTTCTGATGGAGAGGACACTTCTTGGATTTCATGGTTTTGTAACTTGAGAGGGAATGAGTTCTTCTGTGAAGTGGACGATGAGTATATACAAGATGATTTTAACCTATGCGGGTTGAGCAGTCAAGTTCCTTACTATGATTATGCTTTAGATCTGATATTGGATGTTGAATCCTCTCATG GTGACATGTTCACTGAGGAACAAAATGAGCTTGTTGAGTCAGCTGCAGAGATGTTGTATGGTCTGATTCATGTCCGATACATATTAACTAGCAAAGGAATGGCTGCAATG CTGGACAAGTTTAAGAACTATGATTTTGGAAGATGCCCTAGAGTTTACTGCTGTGGTCAGCCCTGCCTTCCTGTTGGTCAATCTGACATTCCTCGTTCAAGCACTGTGAAGATTTACTGTCCCAAGTGTGAAGATATATACTACCCAAGATCCAAATACCAAGGCA ACATTGATGGGGCTTACTTCGGCACCACATTTCCGCATCTCTTCATGATGACATACGGGCATCTCAAGCCACAAAAGGCATCTCAGCGATATGTTCCAAGAGTCTTCGGCTTCAAAATCCACAAACCATAA
- the LOC120271884 gene encoding novel plant SNARE 11-like produces the protein MDLFGVSEELAEIDGQITDVLRALSNGFQKLEKIKDPSRQSRQLEELTGKMRECKRLIKEFERAMKEEERRNSADANRMLNDKKQSMIKELNSYVALKKELANKLENKRVDLFDDPANGNGFANEENVLLASNMSNQQLMDNGNRMMDETDQAIERSKKVVQDTMNVGTETAAALKAQTEQMSRIVNELDSIHFSIKKASKLVKEIGRQVATDRCIMALLFLIVIGVIAIIIVKIVNPNNKDIRDIPGLAPPASRKLLWDLNGR, from the exons ATGGATTTGTTTGGTGTCAGCGAGGAGCTGGCCGAGATTGATGGGCAGATCACCGATGTTTTGCGCGCATTGTC AAATGGATTCCAGAAGTTGGAGAAAATCAAGGATCCGAGCCGGCAGAGCCGGCAATTGGAGGAACTCACCGGGAAGATGCGGGAATGCAAAAG GCTTATCAAGGAATTTGAAAGAGCGATGAAGGAAGAAGAGAGGAGAAATTCTGCTGATGCCAACCGAATGCTGAATGATAAAAAGCAGTCAATG ATCAAAGAACTGAATTCATATGTTGCTCTCAAGAAGGA ATTAGCAAATAAACTCGAAAACAAACGGGTTGATCTTTTTGATGATCCTGCCAATGGAAATGGCTTTgcaaatgaagaaaatgttctGTTAGCTTCAA ATATGTCAAATCAGCAGTTGATGGATAATGGGAACCGTATGATGGATGAGACTGATCAAGCGATTGAGAGATCAAAAAAG GTTGTACAAGACACTATGAATGTAGGAACGGAGACCGCGGCTGCCCTCAAGGCACAG ACAGAACAAATGAGCAGAATTGTAAATGAGTTGGATTCCATCCATTTTTCAATAAAGAAGGCATCTAAACTGGTGAAGGAAATTGGTAGGCAG GTGGCAACAGATCGATGTATAATGGCCTTGCTCTTCCTAATTGTGATTGGGGTTATAGCGATCATTATTGTGAAG ATTGTGAACCCAAATAACAAGGACATACGGGATATTCCTGGACTTGCACCACCAGCCAGTCGGAAACTCTTATGGGATCTCAATGGCCGATGA
- the LOC120272150 gene encoding casein kinase II subunit beta-1-like isoform X2 gives MYRGSGSKPEPGQLDRKRINDALDKHLERSSPSTSRGLNGKEKERLSVPSSSAGKHHDHRDQRPASLSKNKCSDESETDSEGSDISGSDGEDTSWISWFCNLRGNEFFCEVDDEYIQDDFNLCGLSSQVPYYDYALDLILDVESSHGDMFTEEQNELVESAAEMLYGLIHVRYILTSKGMAAMLDKFKNYDFGRCPRVYCCGQPCLPVGQSDIPRSSTVKIYCPKCEDIYYPRSKYQGNIDGAYFGTTFPHLFMMTYGHLKPQKASQRYVPRVFGFKIHKP, from the exons ATGTATAGAGGCAGCGGGTCGAAGCCGGAGCCTGGGCAGTTAGACCGGAAGCGGATCAACGATGCCCTAGATAAGCATCTGGAGAGGTCGTCGCCGTCGACCTCGAGGGGGTTGAATGGTAAGGAGAAGGAGCGGCTCTCGGTGCCATCGTCGTCGGCTGGAAAGCATCACGACCACCGTGACCAGCGGCCTGCGTCTCTCTCCAAGAACAAGTGTTCCGATG AATCTGAGACTGACAGTGAAGGTTCAGACATTAGTGGTTCTGATGGAGAGGACACTTCTTGGATTTCATGGTTTTGTAACTTGAGAGGGAATGAGTTCTTCTGTGAAGTGGACGATGAGTATATACAAGATGATTTTAACCTATGCGGGTTGAGCAGTCAAGTTCCTTACTATGATTATGCTTTAGATCTGATATTGGATGTTGAATCCTCTCATG GTGACATGTTCACTGAGGAACAAAATGAGCTTGTTGAGTCAGCTGCAGAGATGTTGTATGGTCTGATTCATGTCCGATACATATTAACTAGCAAAGGAATGGCTGCAATG CTGGACAAGTTTAAGAACTATGATTTTGGAAGATGCCCTAGAGTTTACTGCTGTGGTCAGCCCTGCCTTCCTGTTGGTCAATCTGACATTCCTCGTTCAAGCACTGTGAAGATTTACTGTCCCAAGTGTGAAGATATATACTACCCAAGATCCAAATACCAAGGCA ACATTGATGGGGCTTACTTCGGCACCACATTTCCGCATCTCTTCATGATGACATACGGGCATCTCAAGCCACAAAAGGCATCTCAGCGATATGTTCCAAGAGTCTTCGGCTTCAAAATCCACAAACCATAA